A genome region from Haliotis asinina isolate JCU_RB_2024 chromosome 11, JCU_Hal_asi_v2, whole genome shotgun sequence includes the following:
- the LOC137255383 gene encoding repetitive organellar protein-like, which yields MHHDTDKRINTEQHGIDKRINTDQHGIDKRINTEQHGIDKRINTEQHGIDKRINTEQHGIDKRINTEQHGIDKRINTEQHGIDKRINTEQHGIDKRINTEQHGIDKRINTEQHGIDKRINTEQHGIDKRINTEQHGIDKRINTEQHGIDKRINTEQHGIDKRINTEQHGIDKRINTEQHGIDKRINTENSYEGHRITQDSKKQITELT from the coding sequence ATGCACCACGATACAGATAAGAGAATTAACACAGAACAGCACGGTATAGACAAGAGAATTAACACAGATCAGCACGGTATAGACAAGAGAATTAACACAGAACAGCACGGTATAGACAAGAGAATTAACACAGAACAGCACGGTATAGACAAGAGAATTAACACAGAACAGCACGGTATAGACAAGAGAATTAACACAGAACAGCACGGTATAGACAAGAGAATTAACACAGAACAGCACGGTATAGACAAGAGAATTAACACAGAACAGCACGGTATAGACAAGAGAATTAACACAGAACAGCACGGTATAGACAAGAGAATTAACACAGAACAGCACGGTATAGACAAGAGAATTAACACAGAACAGCACGGTATAGACAAGAGAATTAACACAGAACAGCACGGTATAGACAAGAGAATTAACACAGAACAGCACGGTATAGACAAGAGAATTAACACAGAACAGCACGGTATAGACAAGAGAATTAACACAGAACAGCACGGTATAGACAAGAGAATTAACACAGAACAGCACGGTATAGACAAGAGAATTAACACAGAAAACAGTTATGAAGGTCATAGAATTACCCAAGACTCCAAGAAACAGATCACAGAATTAACATAG